TATAGTTATATTTATAAGATACTCTTCCACAAATACGATGCCCAAACGGTTAGTGACGGCGTGTGAATACTGCCGAGTACGTAAAGTAAAGTGTGACAAGCAGATTCCATGTTCTACTTGTAAGAAAAGAGGCAAGCAATGCTCGACCAGGCGTGTGGTGAATTCAAAAGCTGAAGGGAAGCGATCTCATTTACACTATGATGTAGAGCTGTTGAAACTAAAACTTAAGCTGTTAGATGAGCAGGCAAACTTTGTAGACACGGTGGTTCCAGCACCCAACACAAAGGAAGATTTTGACTTTATCAATATCTATAAGGATTATACTAAAGTATACATCAAAGGTAGAGAGGGTCGGAATTGTTTTGGACCATTGAGCTGGACTACTTTGATGAATAGTGATAATGCTCTACGCTCATCTTGGAACTACATTGAAGATCACAAGATGACAGAGTTGTTTGGCAAACTTGAACTGGGGTCAACAGACTCAGTGAAAGACTTTGATACTGACCATCAACGTTTGGCTGGATTGGTAGTTCCTTCTTCGCCTGTTTTTGATTCAACCATTCGATTGGATTCGAAGTTATTGTCCGTTTTAGCGAATCAGAAAGTCATATGGACATTAATTAGGAGGTTCTTTAGGGTTGTGTATCCATATGTGCCGTTCATTGACGAGAGAGACTTTCGTGGTGAAATCAGCAGGTTGATTGATGATGAGAATTTTGAGGTGGTACCTGTCGTCGAATTGAATATCAGAGGACATTTGGATTTCGCTACACTTGGAATTTTACTTGTGATACTAAGGTTGAGCTACCTATCCTACTTCTCCAATGACTTGAGTCACAATTTGCCGGACAATATCAACACGAATACAGTAAAGAACCGAGAACTCAAGTTCATACTAGAAAACCCTATCTCTATGAGTTACATCGTGTTGGCACAATCTTGCCTTGACgaattcaatatttttAACAGATCAAACGTGACAGTACTACAATTGGCCCTACTATTAAGAACATACAGACACTTGGCTCCCGAAGAAGGAGATGGTCCTGATGGTGGGGACTCGATAGTGTTGACCAGCACATTGGTTAGTATGGCTACAAATCTCGGGCTCAATAGAGAACCAGATGAATCAATAACCTCGAAACGAGAGTGTAATCTATTCAGAAAGTTGGCAATTCATCTAAAAAATCTTGATACAACCGAATGTGTCAGCTTCGGAACGCCTAGTGGGGTGGATAGACGGTATTTTGATATCAAATGTCCCTTTTACGCACTTGACAACTCCAACTTAATTGACacagaaaatgaaagagaagTAATATCTGCGTACATGAATAGCGGGTTAATTTACAAACAGTTAGAGGAGACTTACAATTATGCTATAGATCTTAGTAAGCCAGCAAATGCCCGCTTATtagatttgaaattgattgAGCTAAAGGATATTTTAATGATGGATGCCTTGGAGGTTATGCCTCAAGACTACGCCAATTCGTTTAAGGTTAAGCTGTTTTTGTTGGGAGAACAATTAATATTGtcaattcaatttcttttgCATATCCACTACGAAAGACAAAGCAATTATGCCAATAGCAAAGTCTACATTAAGGAAACCCTCCGTACGATATCCTCGCTTCTACCTATACTACATTCGATAGTAGAAATCCAGACAGATGGTATGCATATCATGTCAATTGCCCCAATTCTACAAACAGTGTTTGTCAAGGCATTTGTAATTGTTGTTTCGGTTTTGATTAGAACAAATGTTTCCATTCAAAACGAAGTACGAGGCTATTCTGATATGTTTAGTCTGCTAATTATGTTGTCGGTTGCGATGAAAGACTGGTGTGTGGAACTTCTAGAATTATTTTCTATATTTAGCACCAGATACTACTACTTTTGGCGTATATTGAGAGGTTGCCATGGTCTACTCAAGCTATGCTTTGCTAAGGATTTCTACGAGCCTCTTAAAAATGCTGCAGATACGCATGGTTTGCATTTCAGCAATTCAGATATACATGAGATTCTATCAATTTGTGGCCATAATCTGGATGGTGAAAATTCAACTCAGGACCTTTCAACATCTATAATAAGTGCGGCTGGAATTCCAAATGTGTCTAGCAAGTATATTTCAGATGTTGATCTCAATCGTTTTTGGGTAGTCTTGAAGAGCCAATCAAAGTCCAACGCTACAATGAAGCGATTCCAGAACTTGACCATAAGCGAACAGTCAGCGTCAGTTCCCGAAGAGGAACCGGAGGAATATGATTTTTTCACTGAGTTTTACAATGATTTCTTACGGGAAACTGGATAAGAATTTTGACACatcaaaatgaaattgcTGCAATTTACGAagaaaaaaatattttcGGCCGAAAAACTCTAAAATGTCCGCGATAGCGGCCGAAAATACTATGTGATTGCAAAAACGCGGACTTCAAGACCCACTTGTAACGTCAAAACATTTCCATAAAGTCCAAATTAAAGAATATAAATACTAGAGCTATTCAGATGTAGTTTGATATTTGTTCAATTACAAACATCATAAACCAGGCGCTTattttttcaaagaattaATTATGACAAATACTATTGCAGGAAAATCGTCCCTTGGGCTGCAAGCCTACGAAACTGATTCTAGCTCTATTACTCCAGTTATTGTTTCAATCGTAGACAGTTCTGAGGTGTCAGTTAACACTGATGATGGTAAAGAAGGGAAAATACAGGAACCTATTCTAAATGTTGAGGACAGTACAAGTGGTGAAACTTCAAACGAGCAGTATCTACATGGAACAAGACTCTGGGCTTGTATGGTTTCAGTCTTGCTGTgtttatttcttcttggtttggATCAAACAATTGTTATAACCATAATTTCAGAAGTTGGCAACAAGTTTAATGCGATTGAGAAAGTTGGGTGGTTATCTTCCGGTTTCTTGCTCGCGGTATGCATTTTTGCTCCTTTCTGGGGCAATTTCTCTATaagttttggaagaaagacAACAATGATTATTTCTGTTGTTATCTTCGAGATAGGATGTTTAATCTGTGCTTTGGCTAACAGTATGGAATTGTTAATTGCTGGAAGATTCATTGCTGGAATTGGAGGTGGTGGTATTCAATCGACTTCTTATATCATCTGTGCTGAAATCGTTCCGATTGAACAGATTCCTTTGTCCATGAGTTGCATAGCAATGGTTTATGCCTTGAGTACCATCGCTGGTCCTCTAGTTGGAGGAGCATTTACCACCCACGTCACTTGGAGATGGAGTTTTTATATCAATTTGCCTGTCGGTGCTATTGCCTTGCTCCTTTTGATATTTTCCTGGCACCCACCAAAGTCTCATGGAactttgaaggaaaagCTAAAGAAAATCGACTACCTAGGAACTATCCTCATTATTGTCGGTTTAGTTCTTATCTTGCTAGCTCTCACTTTTGGAGCTTCTTATGAATTCCCGTGGAGATCCGGTCTTAttatttccttcttcattgtGGGAGCGTTGTTCTTGGTTGCATTTTGCATTTGGAATTTCAAATACTCTCACAATCCATTGATTCCGCTCAGTGTTGTAAAAGTCCCCCAAATCAATGCTGCGGCCGTGGGTATGGGATTCATGTTTGCTTACTTCACAGCTACTACACTTTACCTTTCAATTTACTTCCAGATTGTCAGAAATAGAACTGCATTTCAAACTGGGATTGCTTTATTCCCAATTATCATTGGGGTGGTTCTTAGTAGTGGAGTTTCAGGATACCTTCTGAAATTGACCGGTCATGTCAAACTATGGGTTGTGTTTGCTGGAATTCTAGGTCCAATTGGAGTCGGACTCCTTACTTTGTATGATGTTCATAACCCCAATTCCCAAGATATAGGTCTACAAATTGTTCTCGGTGTAGCTCTCGGAATTCAATTCCAAGCGCTCCTCATATCAGCCCAAATTAAGGCTCCTACTGTTCCAGGAGGGAAAATCATGACCATTTCCTATATTGTCTTCGCCAGATGTCTTGGTGGAGCTATTTCAGCAAACTTAGCTGATTTGGCTTATGCTTCTACGTTTGTAAACAAATTCAGAAGTCTTCTCTCCAAGCTGACAGACCCAACCATTTTGAGTGAGTTAGGATCAATGAGCCCATACGAATTGCTTCATTCTTCCACTCGGATCAATTCACTTTCTATAGTTTCCCAACAGTTCGTGAAGAACCAATATGTTGCAGCCATCAACAATGTCTATTACATGTGCATTGCCTTCGCTTGTGTTTCCTTGGTTGGATGTATTCTTACAACCAACAAGATGCTTCCTCAGGAAGAAATCTCTAATAATGATGCAACAGTTGTTAACCGTagtgaaaaagaagacGTCGATAATGCAGTATAAAtgattttttcaatttgcacccatttaCTTATATAATTGTGCTACtgtatttttttcaatttttaaGTGTATTTTGAGTAATAATTAACATGAGCAAAAACAAATTCCTATATAATATTAATCAAAGATCTATCATGTGGTTCGTTGTTTAAAGTCAAACTTAGCTGGGAAATGTCctgattgcaaaatagGAGCTTCGTTGCATATTTAAATAATAAATATGTATGGAAAATTGCGACATCCCTAAAACTGGTAATTTGACTTCCTTGCGGCGGCAGCAATTGAGAATACAAAGATGTTGGAATCTTCCAGCAAAGAGATACACAACATTCAAGTCTTAAAGTGTAAAGTCATATTCAGCGTTTATTACCATAGTGGCTAACAGAGAACCTATTAATCAGAGATGGTGGGGTAGCCTCGCTTATATAATCCGGTAGCTCCTGTGATTATCCATTCACGTGATAATTCTTTGCCCGTTTTTTCTCCACGTTAGCATAAGCTCTGCAAGATTTGATAACCATTCAGAAACCATAGAAAGATTAACTAAACCATGTCGGGACAAGCAGACATGGAGATTTCCGcagccagaagaaaggcTACTAAAGCTTCAGTTTTAAGTGAAGAGCAAAAGAAGGTGAGTACTTTATTTGAGCGATGAGCCTGGGGATCCTAAGTTAAGGGTGAAACCTGTGACAATATTCGAAGCTGCCGAGATTCTGATTTACTAACTTAGGCAGGCACACCACATAGCTTCagaacagaagagaagagaaaacaTTCGTTCCGAATTTGACAAAATTGTGTCGTTGACACCGACATTAACGGAGCTGGAGAACCGTTCtgaattgaatatcttGACCAAAAGTGCTGACTACATTGACCAGttgagagaagaaaatgcaAATTTGGTCGAGATGTGCAGAAGGAAAGGAATTACGATTCCAGAAGAGTTGGTTTATAATGGACCTACCAGCGACGGTAGTGATATTGCCAAGTAGTTACAGAAGCTACTGAACATAACGAAAGAAACGATCATCCTATCAGAACAACACGAGACACCCATGACTTTTTGTCgatctacttcttcttcaatctatCCATACGTAGTTATTGTATAAATATTGTATTAACCTATTTCAAAATATACTAGTCTATTGTTTTTCTAATTTCGCAATCAAGGCATATCTGAAGGGTTTACCTTTGTTATCAAACACTGCTTGAACTGGCAATACACCAACAGCATTCTTCCCAACAATTGAGAAGATGTCAATAAAGTCATTTTGAGTCGATAAAACCTCAATATAATTAGTTTTGTTGTACTTAGCGATAAAGTCAGTTGCAACAGTGCTATCATCAGTGAACAAAGTAGCTATTCTTTCACTATTACTGACATTTACAACGCTACTTGTGTCGAATTTACTGAcatcttccaacaataCTTCCTTGCCTTGATCATtatcttcgtcatcatctgaATCGTGGTACATATCCACCAACTTCTCATAACTGAGCCCACCCCATTCTATATTTGCTCCCTTAGGCAAAGATTTGACTTTGACAATTACCATTTGAGGGGAGTTCGAAGAACTTTCAAAGTCAGAGTTGTAAGCATCCCATGCCCAAGATGCCGTTGGAACATAACTGTTTTTAGTGACAAAGCATATTACCTGTGCAAGCTTCTTTACTCCCACCAAACTCTTGACTTTGTGAAGGTGTTCCAAAGATAACAATGAATTATATGTGATATCAGCCTCATTAAGAACCATACTACTTGGGACTAATGGGATTTGTCCAGATAGTGTCGCTAATTTGTaagtttctctttgttCTACTGTTGTCTGTGAATATGGGCCAATGTTTTGCGGTGCCCAGTAAGACCGAGAGCGAATATGTAAACCTGTCTTCTTGTCTGCGTTTTGATCTTTCAACACTATGCAAGATAACATTATAGAAGAGGGAAGTTCTGTCTCAATACAGATTCTTGATGGTGGAAGATATAGGTTTTCGAAGCTCTTGCTATATATTCCGTTTACTTTTTCGAATAGAGACATATCTGACAAAAGCAAAGTGATATGCTGaatgttgttgaagctgaGCTTAGCGTCTTCCAATAATGAGGCTAGTTTCATGAAAATATCAGCCGTATTCTCTTCTGGGCTATCTTTGTCGGACATTAGATTCGATATATACAATTTTGTCTCCGTAGACTTAATGACTACATCCAAATTAAGCTTTTCGGAAGTTAAGCTCTTCGGTTGAGTTTCTGTTTCCTTAATCTGAAGAGTCAGGATATCAAGAACTGGTGCTGAACCGAGAATATTGgaaaattcttcttttaaCAAAGGAGGACAAGCGATCTTAGTCCATTGGAAATGTTctttgtcaagaactttgacCTTTACTCTCAAGTATGAAACATCATCACTGGAATGGTCGATCACTTCTCTGTCAGTAAtctccaatttcttcttgaatataGGAGAATCTAAAACAATTGTTTCAAATTCTCCTCCTTCACCACATATATGAACGTCGTACATCAGAttcaacttgaccaacGTAGGAAACATTTCTGTTATTGACTTTCCCAACATGGTTGAGTTAAGACCAATGGCTGCAACCTTTATAAGTCTAGCATCCAATTGGTATCTGATCATCTCTTGCATCAATTCGTACTGGTCTCGCTGCCAAAGATAAGCCAAAGAAGTAAGATTCAATCTTCCACATACATTTTCGACCCTGGTTCTCTGGTAATGTGAAAGAATGGCTCCACAACTGACGGCTACTACATCTGGATGAGCTTCTTTGACCAGCTTCAATAGTTTGTACAAGTCTTCGATCTCGTCATTTTCAGTCTTGGAATACTCCAACAGCTGATTTGTTGAACCTCCCGTGATGGCCTGTCTATAAATTGGAACACCTAAGCATTCAGAGTAGCTATCTATGATATCATGACCTACGGTCTGAAACATGAATGAATCAATCTCATCCTTGTTCTGTTCCTCAGGATATAAATTTGCAAGTGCTACCAATTCGTGTCCATTGGAAAGACAATGatgaatattgaagaacgaATCCTTGCCACCAGAAATTAAGGCTACGAACTTCATTGTGAAACTTGCTTTGGGTAGTAGCGTAGATATTATGAAGTATGAAATGTCGCAATCAAGgttatatatatttgcAATGTCGCAAGAGATGCAAACGACATTATTAGTTAAGATATGTTGAAGAGATGTCCAAGAAGTGCTAAAAAATTGAGTAattactgaaaaatcagtGGTTTGGAGTAAAGAATGTCCTAATGCATCAAGACTAGTGAGACAACGAGTCTGGTTCGAAAGTACCCACAAGAAATCCGTTATTCAGCTACAGATATGAtcatcttttctttattaGAAAGAGACCGAAAATttaaagaagagaatttGTACCAAGTCCAGTGCTTTTTCTAACAAGAATAACATACTCATACCGCTTAAAAGATAGAAGCATTAAGAGAGTTTCGTTACTACTTATCtattgattgcaaaaagtaGGTTCCACTAGAACGGGTTGCGTATGCAGTCTCTGATTGAGCCTGAAAACTACGCTTACAGCTACAACTAGAGAGTAAACTACAGAACTAAGTACAGGCGAGTGCgaaaatttttttctgtCGTCTCTACAGTCGCAGCTGTATAaaagaatttttcaatcctcttccaattttttttattagtttctccttttcttcatcacaGAAGACAGTTAACATGCCACGTATGTAATACTAGATGATACTAACAGAACAGCAATAACTTCATACAAATGATTCTGCACCAGCTCTCGAGTTGTTCGCTGTTTCATTGAGGTTCGGGTCCTCGTTTCTTTGAATTACTTCAGAGATAATTTTTTATTTATTGGGGCTGAATTCCCGACACTTCAGTCTCAAGCTACATAACGCAAGTAACCTTGAGTTAGCATACTTTGTATGTTACTCTTGGGTCTTCGACTTTGCCAAGCTATACCGTATCACCTTCAGGGTTGATTTTTTGAATGTAGAAGTTCGAAAATTCTAGCACACCTAGACGGTGAAAACGGTATATTGCCCAGCAAGTTACATTGAGTGATGTGGTTTTAAAAAATTAGATCTGTAGTAACTAAGTAACGTAGAGTGTACCCGTGTTGTTTTGTGCCCAAATTCTTAAAAACAATATGCTAACATGTAAATAGGTGCTCCAAGAACTTACTCTAAGACTTACACCGTCCCAAAGCAACCTTACGAATCCACTCGTTTGGACGctgaattgaagttggccGGTGAATACGgtttgaagaacaagagagAAATCTACAGAATTGGTTTCCAATTGTCCAAGATCAGAAGAGCTGCTCGTGACCTTTTGACCAGAGATGAAAAGGACCCAAAGAGATTGTTCGAAGGTAACGCTTTGATCAGAAGATTGGTCAGAGTCGGTGTCTTGTCCGAAgacaagatgaagttggATTACGTCTTGGCTTTGAGAATCgaagatttcttggaaagaagattgcaAACCCAagtcttcaagttgggtTTGGCTAGATCCATCCACCACGCCAGAGTCTTGATCACCCAAAGACACATTGCCGTTGGTAAGCAAATCGTCAACATCCCATCTTTCACCGTCAGATTGGACTCCCAAAAGCACATTGACTTTGCTCACAACTCCCCATACGGAGGTGGCAGAGCCGGTAGAGTTAAGAGAAAGAACCAAGGTAAGGGTGGTGACGAAGGTGccgaagacgaagaataAATTACTTAATCTACTAATATCATTCTTGTATTTAATAGTTTATCTTCCCCTTTTCTCATCAATATAATTGGTTTTTATATTTCCATTCATTTCATTATGTAGATTATCAATATATTTCAGTATTTCAAGTACAAAATAAAGTAAACAGTAGTTGAAAGGCCACAACTGGAAGTCAATGGCGTATACACAAATTATGTCATTCACCCTGAATGCAGCTGCAGTTGCTAACATCATATACGGCTATAGCCATCTGGTACCCTTCGAAAGGATAGCACTATTGATCTCATTCACATCATTATTAGTCACGTGAAATATCAATATATGAGGGCTTGTGCCCTAATGAAGCTTCCTGCAGTACCATTCCTGcgaaatgaaaattttcaattacCCTCACCGTTTGCGAAACTGGCTGCACCATAGAAAATTTACCTATACAATAGTTATTAGAGaattttctgtttctagATTTTGATAGTTCACCAATAATAATTAAAGATGGGTAAATCGTAAGTGACATATACAACAGTGGAGATACACAGGGAACTATAGACAGAATAATGAAAGAGCTACCATACGAGATAATGATCATGAAGAATGTCATATCAAGGATGACTATTTGTAAAACAATTGGGAATGAGGAATAAGCAAGCAAGAACTTCGAATATCTTGTGGgtatttgaaaaagatatAAAAGACTCGAATACGAAGGTCGTATAATCcagaaagattgaagatgacCAATAGTGTTATACCATGAAATGTAGAGGAGAGAAACTAGTGGAGAATTCATTCAAAACCAGGTTCTGATAGTATTGATGAACTATTCAAGGAGCATCAGTTCCATTCAGAGAATATTCAGAACTAGAGATAAAGCTAAAATGAAAAGGATCTATTCCATAAGACTATCAACGATAACTAATTCATCTATAGTACCTGTATCAATATTTCTTAAGTTTTCAATTACTAACACCTTATAGTCGTGGTTACAGATCCGGTACTCGTTACGCTTTCCAACGTGACTTCAAGAAGCATGGTACTATTGCTTTGTCCACCTACTTGAAGGTTTACAAGGTCGGTGACATTGTTGACATCAAGGCCAACGGTGCTGTCCAAAAGGGTATGCCACACAAGTACTACCACGGTAAGACTGGTATTGTCTACAACGTCACCAAGTCTTCTGTTGGtgtcatcatcaacaaggtTGTTGGTCACAGATatcttgaaaagagagtCAACTTGAGAGTTGAACACATCAAGCACTCTGCTTGTCgtcaagaattcttgaacagaGTCAAGTCCAACGCTGCTGCTAAGAAGGAAGCCAAGGCCAACGGTCAACAAGTCCAATTGAAGAGACAACCAGCCAAGCCAAGAGGTTCCAGAATCATTACCACTGAAGGTAACATTCCTCAAACCTTGGCCCCAGTTCCTTACGAAACTTTCATTTAAATGGTTTATTTATATTTTTGTGATAGAATCTTGGGACACTCATACTTCTAATTAAAAAATTAATGCACGTAGTAAAAAGAGCAAGAGTGTAGAGAATGTAGAGAGTGAGAAAAGCAACATGATACATCCATCTAACTATCGAAGTATTCCTAGAAACTCGGAAGCATTTCAATTCTGACATTTATACCCTGGAAAGTCGACTTGTACTTCCGCACTTCTTTAGCGAGAGAACAACAAACTCTCTTTGTAGCGCATAGCACGTGACTCAACAACCTGATCGTAGTTAATATTAAGGAAACACATTGTACTGATCTGATTCTATTCTTctaaaattgtagattatCTTAATGTCAGAAGAAGCTCCTCCCGTTCGCCTGGACTTGGATGTCAATGGCAGTATCCTGAAGGAAGGCACCCCTGCCACTGCTGGAGGGAAGACCCTGAATATGTTCCTGAATGCCCTTCAAACATGGACCGAGATCGATCTTCCATCCttgcagaagaagctaGACGAGCAGGGattggaattgaaagaCGATCAGAAGACGTCTCTACTCAGTAGAAAGAATTTGGCCGCGAAAACAAAGGAGTTTCGGAAGTTAGAAGACTCGGAAAAGTTGGAGCAGTTCAAACAtcttttgaaattgtatcAAAACGAAATTGACCAGCTTACCACCAAGAAAAAGTCTGTAGAAAACTACTTTTTTGGCTTTTATAGATTGTTAGCAGAGGCTCCTGATCCACGtcctcttcttgaattgtCTTTAGATTCGGTACTAGAATCGTCAGAGACTGACTCGTTGAAGCGTGAGATCGAGAGATTGAGCGACGAATTGACTAAGAAAGCAGATTATGACCAATTGAAACAGAGGTTATTAAGAAACGAACAGAAGGCTGCTGAGTTGCTCAGTTCCAAATTGATCGCCAAAGAGGACGAGTTCAAAGCATTAATCGAAGAGAAGGAAACGAATTGGTTGGAACAGGAGAAAcagttcaagttccagatcaagaaggcacaacaacaaatcGAAGAATTGCGTACTTCTAAGGAAGTCACTGAATTACAATTGGACTCTCAAAACAGACAGCAACCCTCAGGCGAGTcagcttctgcttctgtATTGGCTGAACTTGACATGGTCACCAGAGATGCTGAATCATCTAAGAAGAGAATGTAtgaattggaaagaagaaacgaAGAGTTGCGCAGAGAGCTTTCCAAGTCGAAAAATGATATTGAGATCCAAAGTTTGAGGGAAGAGTCTTCCAAAAAAGTCTCAGAACTCGAAGGAGAAAATGCA
This Scheffersomyces stipitis CBS 6054 chromosome 3, complete sequence DNA region includes the following protein-coding sequences:
- the FST7 gene encoding Fungal transcriptional regulatory protein (Fungal specific transcription factor~go_component nucleus~go_function transcription factor activity; zinc ion binding; DNA binding~go_process regulation of transcription, DNA-dependent; transcription), which gives rise to MPKRLVTACEYCRVRKVKCDKQIPCSTCKKRGKQCSTRRVVNSKAEGKRSHLHYDVESLKLKLKSLDEQANFVDTVVPAPNTKEDFDFINIYKDYTKVYIKGREGRNCFGPLSWTTLMNSDNALRSSWNYIEDHKMTELFGKLESGSTDSVKDFDTDHQRLAGLVVPSSPVFDSTIRLDSKLLSVLANQKVIWTLIRRFFRVVYPYVPFIDERDFRGEISRLIDDENFEVVPVVELNIRGHLDFATLGILLVILRLSYLSYFSNDLSHNLPDNINTNTVKNRELKFILENPISMSYIVLAQSCLDEFNIFNRSNVTVLQLALLLRTYRHLAPEEGDGPDGGDSIVLTSTLVSMATNLGLNREPDESITSKRECNLFRKLAIHLKNLDTTECVSFGTPSGVDRRYFDIKCPFYALDNSNLIDTENEREVISAYMNSGLIYKQLEETYNYAIDLSKPANARLLDLKLIELKDILMMDALEVMPQDYANSFKVKSFLLGEQLILSIQFLLHIHYERQSNYANSKVYIKETLRTISSLLPILHSIVEIQTDGMHIMSIAPILQTVFVKAFVIVVSVLIRTNVSIQNEVRGYSDMFSSLIMLSVAMKDWCVELLELFSIFSTRYYYFWRILRGCHGLLKLCFAKDFYEPLKNAADTHGLHFSNSDIHEILSICGHNSDGENSTQDLSTSIISAAGIPNVSSKYISDVDLNRFWVVLKSQSKSNATMKRFQNLTISEQSASVPEEEPEEYDFFTEFYNDFLRETG
- the MDR7 gene encoding multidrug-resistance transporte (multidrug-resistance transporter) gives rise to the protein MTNTIAGKSSLGSQAYETDSSSITPVIVSIVDSSEVSVNTDDGKEGKIQEPILNVEDSTSGETSNEQYLHGTRLWACMVSVLSCLFLLGLDQTIVITIISEVGNKFNAIEKVGWLSSGFLLAVCIFAPFWGNFSISFGRKTTMIISVVIFEIGCLICALANSMELLIAGRFIAGIGGGGIQSTSYIICAEIVPIEQIPLSMSCIAMVYALSTIAGPLVGGAFTTHVTWRWSFYINLPVGAIALLLLIFSWHPPKSHGTLKEKLKKIDYLGTILIIVGLVLILLALTFGASYEFPWRSGLIISFFIVGALFLVAFCIWNFKYSHNPLIPLSVVKVPQINAAAVGMGFMFAYFTATTLYLSIYFQIVRNRTAFQTGIALFPIIIGVVLSSGVSGYLSKLTGHVKLWVVFAGILGPIGVGLLTLYDVHNPNSQDIGLQIVLGVALGIQFQALLISAQIKAPTVPGGKIMTISYIVFARCLGGAISANLADLAYASTFVNKFRSLLSKSTDPTILSELGSMSPYELLHSSTRINSLSIVSQQFVKNQYVAAINNVYYMCIAFACVSLVGCILTTNKMLPQEEISNNDATVVNRSEKEDVDNAV
- a CDS encoding basic helix-loop-helix transcription factor; this encodes MSGQADMEISAARRKATKASVLSEEQKKAHHIASEQKRRENIRSEFDKIVSLTPTLTESENRSELNILTKSADYIDQLREENANLVEMCRRKGITIPEELVYNGPTSDGSDIAK
- a CDS encoding adenine nucleotide alpha hydrolase, encoding MKFVALISGGKDSFFNIHHCLSNGHELVALANLYPEEQNKDEIDSFMFQTVGHDIIDSYSECLGVPIYRQAITGGSTNQSLEYSKTENDEIEDLYKLLKSVKEAHPDVVAVSCGAILSHYQRTRVENVCGRLNLTSLAYLWQRDQYELMQEMIRYQLDARLIKVAAIGLNSTMLGKSITEMFPTLVKLNSMYDVHICGEGGEFETIVLDSPIFKKKLEITDREVIDHSSDDVSYLRVKVKVLDKEHFQWTKIACPPLLKEEFSNILGSAPVLDISTLQIKETETQPKSLTSEKLNLDVVIKSTETKLYISNLMSDKDSPEENTADIFMKLASLLEDAKLSFNNIQHITLLLSDMSLFEKVNGIYSKSFENLYLPPSRICIETELPSSIMLSCIVLKDQNADKKTGLHIRSRSYWAPQNIGPYSQTTVEQRETYKLATLSGQIPLVPSSMVLNEADITYNSLLSLEHLHKVKSLVGVKKLAQVICFVTKNSYVPTASWAWDAYNSDFESSSNSPQMVIVKVKSLPKGANIEWGGLSYEKLVDMYHDSDDDEDNDQGKEVLLEDVSKFDTSSVVNVSNSERIATLFTDDSTVATDFIAKYNKTNYIEVLSTQNDFIDIFSIVGKNAVGVLPVQAVFDNKGKPFRYALIAKLEKQ
- a CDS encoding 40S ribosomal protein S9 (go_component intracellular; ribosome~go_function structural constituent of ribosome; RNA binding~go_process protein biosynthesis) → MPRAPRTYSKTYTVPKQPYESTRLDAELKLAGEYGLKNKREIYRIGFQLSKIRRAARDLLTRDEKDPKRLFEGNALIRRLVRVGVLSEDKMKLDYVLALRIEDFLERRLQTQVFKLGLARSIHHARVLITQRHIAVGKQIVNIPSFTVRLDSQKHIDFAHNSPYGGGRAGRVKRKNQGKGGDEGAEDEE
- a CDS encoding 60S ribosomal protein L21 (go_component intracellular; ribosome~go_function structural constituent of ribosome~go_process protein biosynthesis) produces the protein MGKSRGYRSGTRYAFQRDFKKHGTIALSTYLKVYKVGDIVDIKANGAVQKGMPHKYYHGKTGIVYNVTKSSVGVIINKVVGHRYLEKRVNLRVEHIKHSACRQEFLNRVKSNAAAKKEAKANGQQVQLKRQPAKPRGSRIITTEGNIPQTLAPVPYETFI